A DNA window from Engystomops pustulosus chromosome 6, aEngPut4.maternal, whole genome shotgun sequence contains the following coding sequences:
- the LOC140065522 gene encoding phospholipase A2 inhibitor and Ly6/PLAUR domain-containing protein-like, with amino-acid sequence MTCSQIYYDGETEFPALLKGCANEQMCGNEGRVSAEKIKYRFYTTCCKGDFCNRDEHRFPLKDLTPNGVKCPSCYSCNSTEECVSTKEMNCTGSEALCFTYLGAMEMPDNTVMHYSMKGCSNNFTCQHHEENEIGVTFLYGKGMSCYTPHNPPVPPKYTNGS; translated from the exons ATGACCTGTTCTCAAATATACTACGATG GCGAAACTGAATTTCCAGCCTTATTAAAAGGTTGTGCCAACGAGCAAATGTGTGGAAATGAAGGTCGGGTGTCAGCAGAAAAAATCAAATATCGATTTTATACGACTTGCTGCAAGGGGGACTTTTGCAACAGGGACGAACACAGAT tTCCTTTAAAGGATTTAACCCCCAATGGTGTCAAATGTCCAAGCTGCTACAGTTGTAACTCCACTGAGGAATGTGTGAGCACCAAGGAGATGAACTGCACCGGGAGCGAGGCGCTATGCTTTACCTATTTAGGGGCCATGGAGATGCCAG ATAACACTGTGATGCATTATTCCATGAAAGGTTGTTCAAACAATTTTACCTGTCAACACCACGAGGAGAATGAAATCGGGGTCACTTTCCTTTATGGAAAAGGCATGAGCtgctatacaccacataatccTCCCGTCCCCCCCAAGTATACAAATGGATCATAG